In Aquila chrysaetos chrysaetos chromosome 2, bAquChr1.4, whole genome shotgun sequence, the following are encoded in one genomic region:
- the CIPC gene encoding CLOCK-interacting pacemaker yields MKSLNHHFSMAATESDKDSGYSDGSSECLSAMEQTDSEDVLNALCWNAEDGPWQSPMTTSSSFPALSPMVVMKNVLVKQGSSSQLQSWTVQPSFEVIPAQPQLVFLRPSIPPPINPHPVGKKRSDSTNYLPILNSYPKIAPQPCKRDHSFDLEERQETNCHKRLCTEAPKMETSVSRSTGLPTSPFAHIPVSFKTPQDSSQQNSSTLVTSGKLSALPGFHRVSSDTQKVPGLTPLLPFGTLQATKCTPHESGSAAQTTMQSAVWSPPLIPEEICTTPELLLQQQSKCRRFQNTLVVLRRSGLLEITLKTKELIHQNQVTQAELDRLKHQTQLFIEAIKNNAPQSWAELEASLTGSEKADSNLEDPTYPNI; encoded by the exons ATGAAGAGCTTGAACCATCACTTCAGCATGGCGGCAACTGAATCTGACAAGGACTCCGGATATTCAG ATGGAAGTTCAGAGTGCCTGAGTGCTATGGAGCAGACTGACTCGGAGGACGTGCTGAATGCATTGTGTTGGAACGCAGAAGATGGGCCTTGGCAAAGCCCAATGACCACAAGCAGCTCCTTTCCTGCGCTTTCTCCTATGGTCgtaatgaaaaatgtgttagTTAAGCAG GGAAGTTCATCACAGCTCCAGTCTTGGACTGTGCAGCCATCCTTCGAAGTGAttccagctcagccacagctAGTGTTTCTTCGTCCATCAATCCCACCTCCCATTAACCCTCACCCTGTtgggaaaaagagaagtgaCTCCACTAATTACCTGCCCATCCTGAATTCTTATCCCAAAATAGCACCACAGCCCTGCAAAAGAGATCACTCCTTTGATCTGGAAGAACGTCAGGAAACCAACTGCCATAAACGACTCTGCACAGAAGCACCCAAGATGGAGACTTCTGTATCGAGGAGCACAGGGTTGCCTACTAGTCCTTTTGCCCACATACCAGTTAGCTTTAAGACCCCTCAGGATTCTAGCCAGCAAAATTCTTCAACTCTAGTGACAAGTGGAAAACTGTCAGCTCTTCCTGGTTTTCATCGTGTTTCCAGTGACACTCAGAAAGTGCCGGGTTTGACTCCCCTTTTGCCTTTTGGAACTCTGCAGGCAACAAAGTGCACCCCTCATGAGAGCGGGAGTGCAGCACAGACTACGATGCAGTCTGCAGTGTGGAGTCCCCCACTGATACCAGAAGAGATTTGCACTACCCCTGAGCTGCTCTTGCAACAGCAAAGCAAGTGCAGACGCTTTCAGAATACACTTGTTGTGCTACGCAGGTCAGGATTGCTGGAGATCACTTTAAAAACCAAGGAGCTCATTCATCAGAACCAGGTGACTCAGGCCGAGCTAGACCGGCTGAAGCAccaaacacagcttttcatAGAGGCAATAAAGAACAATGCTCCACAGTCGTGGGCAGAGCTAGAAGCATCTCTAACAGGATCTGAAAAAGCTGATAGCAACCTTGAAGACCCCACTTATCCCAACATATAG